A portion of the Bacillus sp. es.034 genome contains these proteins:
- a CDS encoding universal stress protein: MFNKILLATDGSDHSIRATEKAIALASCQKNGSIEVVYVIDEKHSKDEVLQHWGTDAADHRKKKLILIEQKIKHAKINYTTHYLHGEPGPTIVKHANEYQFDAVVIGSRGLNTLQEMVLGSVSHKVAKRVKCPVMIVK; the protein is encoded by the coding sequence ATGTTCAATAAAATTTTATTAGCAACAGATGGGTCCGACCATTCTATTAGAGCAACTGAAAAAGCCATCGCCCTTGCCTCCTGCCAAAAAAACGGCAGCATTGAAGTGGTGTACGTCATTGACGAAAAACACTCAAAAGACGAAGTCCTGCAGCATTGGGGAACCGACGCTGCTGATCATAGAAAGAAGAAGCTTATACTCATAGAACAGAAAATCAAACATGCGAAGATTAACTATACAACGCATTATTTACACGGGGAACCGGGTCCCACCATCGTCAAGCATGCGAATGAGTACCAATTCGACGCAGTGGTGATTGGGAGTAGGGGATTGAACACTCTTCAGGAAATGGTCTTGGGAAGCGTGAGTCATAAAGTAGCCAAACGAGTGAAATGCCCTGTGATGATTGTAAAATGA